The following proteins come from a genomic window of Candidatus Binataceae bacterium:
- a CDS encoding exodeoxyribonuclease VII small subunit yields the protein MASKGRKFEDELKDLEQIVSQIDSGELSLEDAIGAFERGVALVKALNHKLDDVQRKVELLTRNAEGQLESAVLGSESAASQSSEAADDDDIPF from the coding sequence ATGGCATCGAAGGGCAGAAAATTCGAAGACGAGCTCAAGGACCTCGAGCAGATTGTGAGTCAGATCGACTCGGGCGAGCTTTCGCTTGAAGATGCGATCGGCGCGTTCGAACGCGGCGTCGCACTGGTGAAGGCGCTCAATCACAAGCTCGACGATGTGCAGCGCAAAGTCGAGCTGCTGACGCGCAACGCCGAAGGCCAGCTCGAAAGCGCCGTCCTCGGGTCGGAAAGCGCCGCCTCGCAATCATCCGAAGCAGCCGACGATGACGATATCCCATTCTGA
- the xseA gene encoding exodeoxyribonuclease VII large subunit, translated as MGGQGQLDFAFRAGRGAMIKVSDLVRRIRDTLDENLGEFWVVGEVSNARLAPSNHFYFTLKDDRASISVVMFRLAFQRVRFKITDGMEIVVRGRVSLFDQRGALQLYAEEIEPRGVGALQVAFEQLKRRLAAEGLFEQSRKRPLPYLPRTIGIVTARGGAGLRDMLRILFDRFPNLRVIFRPARVQGDGACNEVARAIADLNEDGRAEVIIVGRGGGSLEDLWCFNEEVVARAIVRSRIPIVSAVGHEVDFTIADFVADLRAPTPTAAAQMVVPSKAELRERIAADDASLQMTMERALDELRETIDDLTARLRHPKNLMAAARERLLETTAELQSAIARQVADNRRTIRECMIGLRAPDAAVREARLHISRLSLTLAHAMERGTRDHRIDALDARLAVAVRRKLEERRAALGMLAAQLDSLSPLRVLDRGYAVVINSRDGRLVSDSAQVEVDDELDIRLARGRLRARTIARQS; from the coding sequence ATGGGCGGACAGGGCCAGCTTGACTTTGCGTTTCGCGCCGGACGCGGCGCGATGATCAAAGTCTCGGACCTGGTGCGCCGAATCCGCGACACGCTCGATGAAAACCTGGGCGAGTTCTGGGTCGTTGGCGAGGTCTCCAACGCGCGGCTTGCACCCTCGAATCATTTTTATTTCACGCTCAAGGACGATCGCGCGTCGATTAGCGTCGTGATGTTCCGGCTCGCGTTCCAGCGCGTGCGTTTCAAGATCACCGACGGGATGGAGATCGTCGTGCGCGGGCGCGTGAGCCTGTTCGATCAGCGCGGCGCCCTGCAGCTCTATGCCGAGGAGATCGAGCCGCGCGGCGTCGGCGCGCTCCAGGTCGCGTTCGAGCAGCTTAAGCGGCGGCTCGCCGCTGAAGGTCTCTTCGAGCAGAGCCGCAAGCGGCCGCTGCCGTATCTGCCCCGCACGATCGGAATCGTGACCGCGCGCGGCGGTGCGGGCCTGCGCGACATGTTGCGCATCCTCTTCGATCGGTTTCCGAATCTGCGCGTGATTTTCCGGCCGGCGCGAGTGCAGGGCGATGGCGCCTGCAACGAAGTCGCGCGCGCGATCGCCGATCTCAACGAGGACGGCCGCGCCGAAGTGATTATCGTCGGACGCGGCGGCGGCTCGCTCGAAGATTTGTGGTGCTTCAACGAAGAGGTCGTCGCGCGGGCGATTGTCCGCTCGCGAATCCCGATCGTGTCGGCGGTCGGCCACGAAGTCGATTTCACGATCGCGGACTTCGTCGCCGATCTGCGCGCGCCCACTCCCACCGCGGCTGCGCAGATGGTCGTGCCGAGCAAAGCAGAGCTGCGCGAGCGAATCGCGGCCGACGATGCGTCGCTGCAAATGACGATGGAACGCGCGCTCGACGAGCTGCGCGAGACCATCGACGATCTGACGGCGCGGCTGCGCCATCCGAAGAATCTTATGGCCGCGGCGCGCGAGCGGCTCCTTGAAACCACTGCTGAACTGCAAAGCGCGATCGCGCGGCAGGTCGCCGACAATCGCCGCACGATTCGCGAATGCATGATCGGCCTGCGCGCTCCCGACGCCGCGGTGCGTGAGGCGCGGTTGCATATCAGCCGGCTTTCGCTCACGCTCGCGCATGCGATGGAGCGCGGTACTCGCGACCATCGAATCGATGCGCTCGATGCGCGCCTCGCCGTCGCCGTGCGGCGCAAACTCGAAGAGCGGCGCGCCGCGCTCGGCATGCTTGCGGCTCAGCTCGATTCGCTGTCGCCGCTCCGGGTACTTGATCGTGGCTACGCGGTCGTGATCAATTCACGCGACGGGCGGCTCGTGAGCGACTCGGCGCAGGTGGAGGTGGATGATGAGCTCGACATTCGGCTCGCGCGCGGAAGACTCCGCGCCAGAACGATCGCGCGTCAAAGCTGA
- a CDS encoding TlyA family RNA methyltransferase yields the protein MKNRLDAELARRGLADSRESAQRLVMAGRVRVNSRPADKPDLRVDADTPIEVLSGGPEYASRGAYKLIGALDNFAIDVVGRRALDVGASTGGFTDVLLARGAASVIALDVGYGQLVTRLRNDPRVIVLDRTNVRYVTPGELPYAPDLITIDASFISLRTVLPAALALAAPEAEIIALIKPQFEVGKGKVGKGGIVRDEALRRAAVDAIVAFAREIGLEVAGVIESPIEGAQGNREYLAWMRVKAAQ from the coding sequence ATGAAAAACCGGCTTGATGCTGAACTGGCGCGGCGTGGATTGGCTGACAGCCGCGAGAGTGCGCAGCGGCTGGTTATGGCCGGGCGCGTGCGCGTGAATTCGCGGCCCGCCGACAAGCCGGATCTTCGCGTCGATGCTGATACTCCGATCGAAGTGCTCAGCGGCGGGCCTGAGTATGCGAGCCGTGGGGCCTACAAACTAATTGGTGCGCTGGATAATTTTGCGATCGATGTCGTGGGGCGCCGCGCGCTCGATGTGGGCGCATCGACTGGAGGATTCACCGATGTGCTGCTCGCGCGCGGCGCGGCCAGCGTGATTGCACTCGATGTCGGCTATGGCCAGCTCGTGACGCGGCTGCGCAACGATCCGCGCGTGATCGTTCTCGATCGTACCAACGTTCGATATGTGACGCCGGGCGAGCTTCCCTATGCGCCCGATCTCATCACGATCGACGCGAGTTTCATTTCGCTGCGCACCGTGCTGCCCGCGGCGCTTGCGCTTGCAGCGCCCGAGGCGGAAATTATTGCGCTCATCAAGCCGCAGTTCGAAGTCGGCAAGGGCAAGGTCGGCAAGGGCGGGATCGTGCGCGACGAGGCGCTGCGGCGCGCGGCCGTGGACGCGATCGTGGCGTTCGCGCGTGAGATTGGCCTCGAAGTCGCAGGCGTGATCGAGTCGCCGATCGAGGGCGCGCAGGGCAATCGCGAGTATCTCGCATGGATGAGAGTGAAAGCGGCGCAGTGA
- the bioA gene encoding adenosylmethionine--8-amino-7-oxononanoate transaminase produces the protein MSLQYPDLKSTDHRFLWHPFTQMRTWMSQDPLVIERGDGNYLIDVEGRRYLDGVSSLWCNVHGHRKAELDRALKEQVDRIAHSTMLGLSNVPAIELARELIAIAPDGLSRVFYSDSGAEAVEVAIRMATQYWQLNGESQRTKFLTLTESYHGDTVGSVSLGYSEAFHRHVKPLLFPALKVDPPHAFRFYRGMDSAAATAAALEAAREAIMAHRDELAALVIEPLMQGAAGMWAHSAQYLREITAMAREAGALVICDEVATGFGRTGAMFASQLAGVTPDLLCLGKGITGGYLPLAATLATERIFEAFLGEPQEYRAFYYGHTYTGNPLGAAVALASLKVFRDEAVIASIQPRIAQLEAGLDKMFASLAHAADIRRWGLMTGIELMQDRDRGIPFPAANLTGVRVIKEARRHGVIIRPLGDVIILMPPLSIREDELNTLIEVTCNAVVDVTERAGR, from the coding sequence ATGAGTTTGCAGTATCCCGATCTTAAATCCACCGATCACCGTTTCCTCTGGCATCCTTTTACGCAGATGCGCACCTGGATGAGCCAGGATCCGCTTGTCATCGAGCGCGGCGACGGCAACTACCTGATCGATGTCGAAGGGCGGCGCTATCTCGACGGCGTCTCGTCGCTATGGTGTAACGTCCATGGTCATCGCAAGGCCGAGCTCGACCGCGCGCTCAAGGAGCAGGTCGATCGAATCGCGCATTCGACGATGCTCGGTCTATCGAACGTTCCCGCGATCGAGCTCGCGCGCGAGCTGATCGCGATCGCGCCGGATGGACTTTCACGCGTCTTCTATTCCGATTCGGGAGCCGAGGCGGTTGAAGTCGCGATCCGTATGGCGACGCAATATTGGCAGCTTAACGGCGAATCGCAGCGCACGAAGTTCCTGACGCTCACCGAGTCGTATCATGGCGACACCGTCGGCTCCGTAAGCCTCGGCTACAGCGAAGCGTTCCATCGCCACGTGAAGCCGCTGCTCTTCCCGGCGCTAAAGGTCGATCCGCCGCACGCGTTCCGTTTCTATCGCGGGATGGACAGCGCCGCGGCGACGGCTGCAGCGCTCGAGGCAGCACGCGAAGCAATAATGGCGCATCGCGACGAGCTCGCCGCGCTGGTGATCGAGCCGCTGATGCAAGGTGCGGCGGGTATGTGGGCGCATTCGGCCCAATACCTGCGCGAAATCACCGCGATGGCTCGTGAAGCGGGCGCGCTGGTGATCTGCGACGAGGTTGCGACCGGCTTCGGCCGCACCGGTGCGATGTTCGCCTCGCAGCTCGCCGGTGTCACGCCTGACCTGCTCTGTCTCGGCAAGGGAATCACCGGCGGTTACCTGCCGCTGGCCGCGACGCTCGCGACTGAGCGCATCTTCGAGGCGTTCCTCGGCGAGCCGCAGGAATATCGCGCCTTCTACTACGGGCATACGTACACCGGTAACCCTCTTGGCGCCGCAGTCGCGCTGGCGAGTCTGAAAGTGTTTCGCGACGAAGCCGTGATCGCGAGTATTCAGCCGCGTATCGCGCAGCTCGAAGCTGGACTTGACAAAATGTTTGCATCGCTGGCGCATGCGGCGGACATCCGCCGATGGGGCCTGATGACTGGCATCGAGCTGATGCAGGATCGCGATCGCGGAATTCCTTTTCCGGCGGCCAATCTCACTGGCGTCCGCGTTATCAAGGAGGCGCGCCGCCACGGCGTCATCATCCGGCCGCTCGGCGACGTGATCATCCTGATGCCGCCGCTTTCGATTCGCGAAGACGAGCTCAACACATTGATCGAAGTGACGTGTAACGCTGTAGTTGATGTGACCGAGCGGGCAGGGCGGTGA
- a CDS encoding DUF1285 domain-containing protein: MARAGFYAVESGKISFRRDGNWYSDDERIDNPRIALLFSQSIRRNPDGSYYLQVAEERASITVEDTPYVVKAVEDDELGGFMIVLNDDSREALSADALEVGDDNVLYVRAKGGEYRARFLRSAYYHLSDRFESDEHGNFFITLRGKREPVGHSAARA, encoded by the coding sequence ATGGCACGGGCGGGCTTTTACGCCGTCGAGTCGGGAAAAATCTCCTTTCGACGCGACGGCAACTGGTACAGCGACGACGAGCGCATCGACAACCCGCGCATCGCGCTGCTCTTCAGCCAGAGTATCCGGCGCAATCCCGACGGCTCGTACTATCTGCAAGTCGCCGAGGAACGTGCGTCGATCACGGTCGAAGATACGCCCTACGTCGTGAAGGCAGTCGAGGACGACGAGCTCGGCGGCTTCATGATAGTGCTCAACGACGACTCTCGCGAAGCGCTCAGCGCCGACGCGCTCGAGGTCGGTGATGACAACGTGCTCTATGTGCGGGCTAAAGGCGGCGAGTATCGCGCACGCTTCTTGCGCTCGGCGTACTACCATCTCAGCGATCGATTCGAGTCCGACGAGCACGGCAACTTCTTCATCACGCTCCGCGGCAAGCGCGAACCTGTCGGCCATAGCGCCGCGCGCGCCTGA
- the bioF gene encoding 8-amino-7-oxononanoate synthase — MSLLDSELTTALDELERSSLRRSLRIIDSAHDTHVTIGGRRLLMMSSNNYLGLASHPTLRRAAIDAIERSGVGAGASRLIAGSLAPLHQLEVKLAHLKGVEAALVFGSGYLANLGTITALTGPGDMIFSDELNHASLIDGCRLSKAQLRIYRHRDVDHLRAMLAEGGDARRRLIVTDSVFSMDGDFAPLKEIVELAKRYRAAVVIDEAHGVGVVGPRGAGLAAHLGLDRDIDVHIGTLSKALGSYGAYVAGSRVLIDFLLNRARSFIYSTGLAPAMAAAAGAAIDLIESMPELMARLWDNANYVRAGLAAMGFAIAPTESPILPVMIGESDAAVAMAAALIDRAVYVIAIRPPTVARGTARLRVTPIASHTRADLDQALAAFRSAGLALGLL; from the coding sequence ATGAGTTTGCTCGATTCTGAGTTGACCACCGCGCTCGATGAGCTCGAGCGCTCTTCGCTTCGTCGCAGCCTGAGAATCATCGACAGCGCGCACGATACACACGTCACGATCGGCGGGCGGCGCCTTTTGATGATGTCCTCCAACAACTACCTCGGCCTCGCCTCGCATCCGACGCTCAGGCGTGCCGCCATCGACGCCATCGAGCGCTCTGGCGTCGGCGCTGGCGCCTCACGCCTCATCGCGGGCAGCCTCGCGCCGCTTCATCAACTCGAAGTCAAGCTGGCGCATCTGAAAGGGGTCGAGGCGGCGCTCGTGTTCGGTTCAGGCTACCTCGCCAATCTCGGAACGATTACGGCGCTGACCGGACCCGGCGACATGATTTTCAGCGACGAGCTCAATCACGCGAGCCTGATCGACGGGTGCCGTCTGAGCAAGGCGCAGTTGCGAATTTATAGGCATCGCGATGTCGATCATTTGCGCGCGATGCTGGCCGAGGGCGGCGACGCGCGACGGCGTCTCATCGTGACCGATTCCGTATTCAGCATGGACGGCGATTTCGCGCCGCTTAAGGAGATCGTCGAGCTCGCGAAACGTTATCGTGCCGCGGTGGTGATCGATGAGGCGCACGGCGTCGGCGTCGTGGGTCCACGCGGCGCCGGTCTCGCGGCTCATCTTGGCCTCGATCGCGATATCGACGTGCACATCGGCACGCTCAGCAAGGCGCTCGGCTCTTACGGCGCATACGTCGCGGGCTCGCGCGTGTTGATCGACTTCCTGTTAAATCGCGCGCGCAGCTTTATCTATTCGACCGGCCTCGCACCGGCGATGGCCGCGGCGGCAGGCGCCGCCATCGATCTAATCGAATCGATGCCTGAACTGATGGCGCGGCTATGGGACAACGCGAATTATGTGCGCGCCGGTCTCGCCGCCATGGGATTTGCGATCGCGCCGACCGAATCGCCGATTCTGCCCGTGATGATCGGCGAATCCGATGCCGCGGTCGCGATGGCCGCGGCGCTGATTGATCGCGCTGTATACGTGATCGCGATTCGTCCGCCTACCGTTGCGCGCGGCACGGCGCGCCTGCGCGTAACGCCGATCGCCTCGCACACGCGCGCCGATCTCGACCAGGCGCTCGCCGCGTTTCGTTCAGCCGGACTTGCGCTTGGCTTGCTCTGA
- a CDS encoding prolipoprotein diacylglyceryl transferase, producing MIPVLFQLGPLTVYSYGLMMALGFLAADLVIRLDCKRRGIDPEYSSSMVIWAAIGGIAGSRIYAILDDLPAYLADPKSMIFSGSGFVWYGGLIGGLAAVFLVSRRYKIPFAITCDLAGPALAIGQALGRIGCHLSGDGDWGLPSTLPWAVAYKNAIVGWNAQTVLKLDEHGQLVSGYFPGVRVHPAPIYETILYMLVFSYLWSIRKNYGAPGRLFYWYLVLGGGARFLVEFVRINPRVFMGLSEAQLIAIAMMVGGTVGLLLTSSRETPQAVEPKEALRA from the coding sequence ATGATTCCTGTTCTTTTCCAGCTCGGACCCCTGACCGTCTACAGCTACGGCTTGATGATGGCGCTGGGCTTCCTGGCGGCGGATCTGGTGATTCGCCTCGATTGCAAGCGCCGCGGTATCGACCCCGAGTATTCCTCGTCGATGGTTATCTGGGCGGCGATCGGCGGAATCGCGGGCTCGCGAATCTACGCGATCCTTGACGACCTGCCGGCCTACCTCGCCGACCCGAAATCGATGATTTTCTCCGGCTCGGGCTTTGTCTGGTATGGTGGCCTGATCGGCGGCCTGGCAGCGGTCTTTCTCGTCTCGCGACGGTACAAAATTCCCTTCGCGATAACCTGCGACCTGGCCGGGCCCGCGCTCGCAATCGGACAGGCTCTTGGGCGAATCGGATGCCATCTGTCGGGTGACGGCGACTGGGGGTTGCCTTCGACGCTGCCGTGGGCGGTGGCCTACAAAAACGCGATCGTCGGATGGAACGCGCAGACCGTTCTGAAACTTGATGAGCACGGACAGCTTGTCTCGGGCTACTTCCCCGGCGTCAGGGTTCATCCGGCGCCGATCTACGAAACTATCCTCTATATGTTGGTGTTCTCTTACTTGTGGTCGATCAGGAAGAATTATGGCGCCCCGGGACGGCTCTTTTACTGGTATCTTGTCCTCGGCGGGGGGGCGCGCTTTCTGGTTGAGTTCGTAAGGATCAATCCGCGAGTCTTCATGGGCCTGAGCGAGGCGCAACTGATCGCGATTGCGATGATGGTCGGAGGTACGGTCGGTCTCCTGCTGACTTCGTCGCGCGAGACTCCGCAGGCGGTTGAACCCAAAGAGGCGCTAAGAGCCTGA
- a CDS encoding S41 family peptidase produces MSMFKRHRWSITVAVAAALTFVALQEIAVRRAQALPDDTYQELDTFASVLAIVQKNYVEPVSTKQLIDGAITGMLSSLDPHSAYLTPDLYRDLEVETRGSFGGLGIEITIKNGVLTVVSPIEDTPAYKAGIKGGDQIIKINDDFTKDMTLNEAVKRMRGPKGSKIKLTIHRPNVPDLFTVSLARDVIKIQAVKSKMVDEQYGYIRIATFQENTDDGVEKAIDEIREKDHGQIKGVVLDLRDNPGGLLNQAVKVSDDFLDGGLIVYTQGRNENQQQKYFSHKKKDFVDYPMVVLVNGGSASASEIVAGALQDQRRAVVVGTQTFGKGSVQTILPLDDHSALRLTTARYYTPLGRSIQAVGITPDVDSEPPKQTLAALELQGAQVDQDEEIHEADLPHHFKNTQKQEKPKTGAEAEPAKPGAQPSPGLGAKAEKQPKEQKDVQLEKAIDILKHWDSFKMQLAHNDDPSDSAKP; encoded by the coding sequence ATGTCGATGTTTAAGCGCCATCGTTGGTCTATCACTGTGGCAGTGGCGGCAGCGCTCACGTTCGTGGCGCTCCAGGAGATCGCGGTTCGCCGCGCCCAAGCGCTGCCCGACGACACCTACCAGGAGCTCGACACGTTCGCGAGCGTGCTCGCAATCGTGCAGAAAAACTACGTCGAGCCGGTGAGCACCAAGCAGCTGATCGACGGTGCGATCACCGGGATGCTGTCGTCGCTCGATCCGCATAGCGCCTACCTCACGCCCGACCTGTATCGCGACCTCGAGGTCGAAACCCGCGGCAGCTTCGGCGGCCTCGGAATCGAGATCACGATCAAAAACGGCGTGCTTACCGTCGTGTCACCGATCGAAGACACGCCGGCCTACAAGGCCGGAATCAAGGGCGGCGACCAGATAATCAAGATCAACGACGACTTCACCAAGGACATGACGCTCAACGAAGCCGTCAAACGGATGCGCGGGCCCAAGGGCAGCAAGATCAAGCTGACCATTCATCGCCCCAACGTGCCCGACCTGTTCACGGTTTCGCTCGCGCGCGATGTGATCAAGATCCAAGCCGTCAAGTCGAAGATGGTTGACGAACAATACGGCTACATCCGTATTGCGACCTTCCAGGAGAACACCGACGACGGCGTCGAGAAAGCGATCGACGAGATCCGCGAAAAGGATCACGGACAGATCAAAGGCGTCGTGCTCGATCTGCGGGACAATCCGGGCGGCCTGCTGAATCAGGCGGTCAAGGTCAGCGACGATTTCCTCGACGGCGGGCTCATCGTCTACACGCAGGGCCGCAACGAGAATCAGCAGCAGAAGTACTTCTCGCACAAGAAGAAGGACTTCGTCGACTATCCGATGGTCGTGCTGGTGAATGGCGGCAGCGCCAGCGCCAGCGAGATCGTCGCGGGTGCGCTCCAGGATCAGCGGCGCGCCGTGGTCGTCGGCACGCAGACCTTTGGCAAGGGCTCGGTGCAGACGATCCTGCCGCTCGACGATCATTCCGCATTGCGCCTGACGACGGCGCGCTATTACACGCCGCTCGGACGCTCGATCCAGGCAGTTGGTATCACGCCCGATGTCGATAGCGAGCCGCCCAAGCAGACACTAGCTGCGCTCGAACTCCAGGGCGCGCAAGTGGATCAGGATGAAGAGATTCACGAGGCCGACCTGCCGCATCACTTCAAGAACACGCAGAAGCAGGAGAAGCCCAAGACTGGCGCCGAGGCCGAGCCCGCCAAGCCTGGTGCGCAGCCTTCGCCGGGCCTGGGAGCCAAGGCCGAAAAGCAGCCCAAGGAACAGAAGGACGTTCAGCTTGAGAAGGCGATCGATATTCTCAAGCACTGGGACTCCTTCAAGATGCAGCTCGCCCACAACGACGATCCCTCTGATAGCGCGAAGCCGTAA
- the bioD gene encoding dethiobiotin synthase, protein MAHRYLITGTDTGVGKTTVGCGLGFAMKARGMRVGVMKPAETGCSELPDGTLDPADARALALSAACPLGLETIAPFRYRSPLAPAAAAVLDGIPAPDFAKLAECFRTIQSTSEVMLVEGAGGIAVPITWERNFSDLAWLLDLETIVVIGNRLGCLNAAVLTLNYAASRGLKITGYILNDVEPADSPAAQTNEASLARLTHERYLGRMRYREPLAKSIVEKLLG, encoded by the coding sequence ATGGCGCACAGATATCTGATCACGGGCACAGACACCGGCGTCGGCAAGACTACTGTCGGATGCGGGCTCGGCTTCGCGATGAAGGCGCGTGGCATGCGCGTTGGAGTCATGAAGCCGGCCGAGACCGGGTGCTCCGAGCTGCCCGACGGCACGCTCGATCCGGCCGATGCGCGCGCGCTCGCGCTCTCCGCGGCATGCCCGCTCGGGCTCGAAACGATCGCGCCCTTCCGCTATCGCTCACCGCTGGCGCCCGCTGCGGCGGCTGTTCTCGACGGAATTCCCGCGCCGGATTTTGCCAAGCTGGCCGAATGTTTCAGAACGATCCAAAGCACGAGCGAGGTGATGCTGGTCGAAGGCGCCGGCGGTATCGCCGTGCCGATTACCTGGGAGCGCAATTTCTCCGACCTTGCCTGGCTGCTCGATCTCGAAACGATCGTCGTGATCGGAAATCGTCTCGGATGCCTGAATGCCGCGGTTCTGACCCTGAACTACGCCGCGAGCCGCGGCCTCAAGATCACCGGCTACATCCTGAACGACGTCGAACCCGCCGACTCTCCCGCCGCGCAAACCAACGAGGCCTCGCTCGCACGCCTCACCCACGAGCGTTACCTCGGCCGCATGCGCTACCGCGAACCGCTCGCGAAATCGATCGTGGAAAAGTTGCTCGGCTGA
- a CDS encoding TlpA disulfide reductase family protein — MENSNRFLYVIAAFVVVVGLGLAIIIENRRASEQPFVGETIPAPSSSSKDEPVAAGPKAANFKLESLDGATVTLDQFAGKVVFLNIWATWCGPCREEMPSMETLYNEFMTNKDFVMLAVSQDERGRTAVAPYVAKNGYHFTVLLDPENKVSTSYDVSGVPETFIIDRNGRIVAHHMGGFDWSRPDVKDALQQLLDAKQG, encoded by the coding sequence ATGGAGAACAGTAACCGATTTCTCTACGTGATTGCGGCCTTCGTGGTCGTCGTTGGACTTGGTCTCGCGATCATCATTGAGAATCGGCGCGCTTCCGAGCAGCCCTTCGTCGGCGAAACGATCCCGGCCCCGTCGTCGTCCTCAAAGGATGAGCCGGTCGCCGCTGGGCCCAAGGCCGCCAATTTCAAGCTCGAATCACTCGACGGCGCGACCGTTACGCTCGATCAGTTCGCGGGCAAGGTCGTGTTCCTCAATATCTGGGCGACCTGGTGCGGGCCGTGCCGCGAGGAAATGCCTTCGATGGAGACGCTGTACAACGAATTCATGACCAACAAGGACTTCGTGATGCTGGCCGTTAGCCAGGACGAGCGGGGACGCACGGCGGTGGCGCCGTACGTTGCAAAGAACGGCTATCACTTCACGGTTCTGCTCGACCCGGAAAACAAGGTGAGTACATCGTATGACGTGAGCGGGGTTCCCGAGACCTTCATAATCGACCGCAACGGGCGCATCGTCGCCCATCACATGGGTGGTTTTGACTGGTCGCGGCCCGACGTCAAGGACGCCCTGCAACAATTGCTCGATGCTAAACAAGGATGA
- a CDS encoding DUF1003 domain-containing protein: MSRTAQAIAGVAEHWEKQRIKHAHLHAPVLNVNEIHARHLTTGERIADSFAAMMGSWTFIIVQTLMLIVWIAFNVIGWIRHWDPYPFILLNLALSFQAAYAAPIIMMSQNRQAAKDRLMAEQDYQVNAKAEEEVKSIMRHLEQQDEVMIDILRRLETQQQLLLAAHAILDSSRPPGGALPA; this comes from the coding sequence ATGAGTCGAACCGCACAGGCAATCGCCGGCGTTGCCGAACACTGGGAAAAACAGCGGATTAAACACGCGCACCTGCACGCTCCGGTGCTCAACGTGAACGAGATTCACGCCCGGCACCTGACGACCGGCGAGCGAATCGCTGACTCATTTGCCGCAATGATGGGAAGCTGGACGTTCATCATCGTGCAGACTCTAATGCTCATCGTATGGATCGCGTTTAACGTGATCGGGTGGATCCGCCACTGGGATCCCTACCCGTTCATCCTGCTCAACCTTGCGCTCAGCTTCCAGGCTGCTTACGCGGCGCCGATAATCATGATGTCGCAGAACCGGCAGGCCGCGAAGGATCGCCTGATGGCGGAGCAGGATTACCAGGTCAACGCGAAAGCCGAGGAAGAAGTGAAATCGATCATGCGTCACCTGGAGCAGCAGGACGAGGTGATGATCGACATCCTGAGGCGACTCGAAACACAGCAACAACTGCTGCTCGCGGCGCACGCGATCCTGGATTCGAGCCGTCCGCCCGGCGGCGCGCTTCCCGCCTGA
- the dtd gene encoding D-aminoacyl-tRNA deacylase, with the protein MRAVLQRVSQAEVRIGGKIVGRIGRGLVVLLGVARDDTEADADFICDRTLGMRIFADADGKMNLALTKVGGELLVVSQFTLLADTESGRRPSFIRAAAPDDARRLYEHFLSLAHQAGVKVEAGEFGAMMEVDLVNDGPVTILLDSRNR; encoded by the coding sequence ATGCGCGCAGTTCTTCAACGTGTAAGTCAGGCTGAGGTCCGAATCGGGGGCAAAATCGTCGGCCGGATCGGGCGCGGCCTCGTCGTTTTGCTCGGCGTGGCGCGCGATGACACCGAAGCTGACGCCGATTTTATCTGCGATCGCACGCTCGGGATGCGCATCTTCGCCGACGCCGACGGCAAGATGAACCTCGCGCTGACGAAGGTTGGCGGCGAGTTGCTGGTAGTCTCGCAATTCACACTCCTGGCCGATACCGAGTCGGGGCGGCGGCCATCATTTATACGAGCGGCAGCGCCCGACGATGCGCGGCGGCTCTACGAGCACTTTCTCTCGCTCGCCCATCAAGCCGGTGTTAAAGTTGAGGCAGGTGAGTTCGGCGCGATGATGGAAGTCGACCTAGTCAACGACGGCCCGGTCACGATCCTCCTCGACAGCCGCAACCGGTGA